CTGTAACATTTCATCGGCAGGTTTCGTCAGCTGCGTCATTAAGGCTGACCTGCCAATGGAATCTGTGGGATCTGCATGTGATTTTTCATCTGCTACGGGTGCAATTCCAAGCGCAGGGACACTCATTTGTTGAGGCATGTCACTTGAATTCGAAGCTTCGTGATTTTCAACTGAATTATCATCACCTATactttttcgtctaaatctttttctttttcttgatGTGGGACTTTGGGAACCTTCCCTGTAAAATTAacgagaataataattttatattcccAACGAATGACGAATGAAAAATCCCAACGTTCTTACCTAGAGGACAAACCCTTCGGTATTTGAGGACTGGCAGAGTCTTCAGGTAAATCCCCCAGGGGACCTTGCGACACACCCTGCCTAGGAACTTTGTTCTTTTCTATCGTAAGACCGGAAGACGAAATTGGAATGTCGGGCTGTGATGTTTGCGGAACGACCTTTTGTTGCCTAGAATCCGTCTTACTGCTACCACTTGTTTTACTTTCCGATAGACCTTTAATTTGCAAAGACTCAGCAGCTTTAAGGAGTGCTGCCAATTGGTCTTGGGAGATATTTACTTCTCCCCTGTACATATAGTCCATCATtgcttttaattctttaaactTAACATCTTTGAGTATAAAGACAGGATGCTTGTCATAATGTTCACTGAGGAGCCCCtataatggaaatatttccattaaacCTCCGAATTgcacaaattttatcaaatactttagacttaaatattaatagataataataataataaacaagtaGATGTCACATTAGCAAATTAACAGTCGAAATTAATGTAGAAAAAGTcaaataatactaaataatagAATTCAATTTCCTAATTCAAAGATGTATTGCTCCTTTATACACCCCTCCTCCCACATCAGGGTAAAATCCCAGGGCAAGTGCCCTGGAAATCAGCCATCTTGCTTTCTCTGTATTGATTACCAGGAGGAACCAGGAGGGGGTTTGGGCTTTCAGTCTCCCTGCCTCTCTGGCTTCTGCCCAGGCCACATTCAACAAGAGCAGCCATCTTGTTTCAATTTGAGGTTCCCCCCTTTTAGCTTGAATTCCAAAATTTCTTACAATCGAagtacgataaataaatgaaaacgaTACATCAATACCAAAAAAGCCTAACTTTTAAATAACCAATATCTTTGGTACTCTATATCtgaatttcttttctatttatcaGCAAACTAAATAACAGTTATACTTCGTATATGAGAATCAATACATAAGCTGTTCAATCTCTTAACAGGAAAAAATTCAAGACcatgaaacaattttaaatttcaattcaacCAAGCCTATTAACCAAGTACAAGTTTGGATGTAATACAATGTAATTGAcaaaatagaaacaataataataataataataatttaaataataataataaaattaatcgctGATGGCAATAATAATGAGATAAAAACGATattgaaagtaaaatattcgcAAGATTCACTCACCTCAAAATAAGGACTGCACGCAGACAGAACTACCTTATGGGCTTTCAGGTATTTCCCCTCTGCTGCCAATGTGCAGTCGACAAGCGTCCCGCTTTCGAGAAGCGTGTCGAAGTTCTGGATCAATGTACTCTGATGATTATTCCATCTAAGGCAGAACTGCTGGTCGTCTTCCATTCTTTCTGGTTTCGTTCCCTCGTTACTGAACAAGGAAGGAAATATTCGGGATAATGATGAACCAAATAAATCCGTTTATCGTTCAAGATGATCGACCGTGCTTAATGCTATCTAATTACGTTGTGTTGAATTAACACGAACATCGAGGCCGATGATTTGGAAATAAAAGGCAAGACCAATGATATCTATTACTCCGATTGATATGTGTAACCACGATAAAAGCTCCGCGAGGAAGCAGCAAAGCTTCCAAAATGGCCGTACGGTGCAAGCGCGTCGGTCGAATTGGTCTTCTGGTCTTTTCCTTTGTGCGTGTTCTCATAACGGTAATGGACGATTTGGTGGGGATGATGCAGAAGGACGCGCAAGCACTACGCATGCGCAGCTGCGCCCGACCTGCGCATTTAACTTGCGCACTAGTTCGAGGCCCCTGGAATTCAGGGACGTCTGCTGGATATTCAGTACCCTAAcgataatatcaaatttcgaaaaaacTCCACATTAAGCCAGTTGTAATGAAAATAACTGATGATATGATAATCAACATAATGAACTGTATATCAGAAGATACTGTTAGAATAAaacttggaaaataaaaaatgctgTATTATCCCCAATACATAAATGCCCTAGTATtggtatcaaaatattttgcgAGCGGCGCtggtttgtaatttttctatctttattcGTCATGCGACAGCGTATCAAAATTGCATaccatataaatatataaacatcaCTTGGAACAGTAAAGCACACAAAGTT
This genomic window from Bombus fervidus isolate BK054 chromosome 5, iyBomFerv1, whole genome shotgun sequence contains:
- the LOC139987399 gene encoding uncharacterized protein isoform X19, which codes for MEDDQQFCLRWNNHQSTLIQNFDTLLESGTLVDCTLAAEGKYLKAHKVVLSACSPYFEGLLSEHYDKHPVFILKDVKFKELKAMMDYMYRGEVNISQDQLAALLKAAESLQIKGLSESKTSGSSKTDSRQQKVVPQTSQPDIPISSSGLTIEKNKVPRQGVSQGPLGDLPEDSASPQIPKGLSSREGSQSPTSRKRKRFRRKSIGDDNSVENHEASNSSDMPQQMSVPALGIAPVADEKSHADPTDSIGRSALMTQLTKPADEMLQLPLEKPEPSDNLIEPKSEYLEDPEESVEDLTLDDDMNDLNEMEQDNNRAGPSHDPSQHPAGIGAWHVTGDRSNAGGVVGSVAGAPGTTDEVFLAAQEAAQAHRDSQDLSVLDSLMSMVKPGNNVGKDRLLYYCPKCLHSFTLKSNRNRHYKYECGHEPRFKCPYCKLRSKQTSQIYSHIRKKHPEERVCVIDLKF
- the LOC139987399 gene encoding uncharacterized protein isoform X8; its protein translation is MEDDQQFCLRWNNHQSTLIQNFDTLLESGTLVDCTLAAEGKYLKAHKVVLSACSPYFEGLLSEHYDKHPVFILKDVKFKELKAMMDYMYRGEVNISQDQLAALLKAAESLQIKGLSESKTSGSSKTDSRQQKVVPQTSQPDIPISSSGLTIEKNKVPRQGVSQGPLGDLPEDSASPQIPKGLSSREGSQSPTSRKRKRFRRKSIGDDNSVENHEASNSSDMPQQMSVPALGIAPVADEKSHADPTDSIGRSALMTQLTKPADEMLQLPLEKPEPSDNLIEPKSEYLEDPEESVEDLTLDDDMNDLNEMEQDNNRAGPSHDPSQHPAGIGAWHVTGDRSNAGGVVGSVAGAPGTTDEVFLAAQEAAQAHRDSQALLQMLPLPWIEDKYPERSSRKSKTRFPCPRCRKSYTTKSAVTAHFKYDCGKPPRFECPYCGDRLDDLLRVAHSRKYARKRDKLYNAFTGKFHCPNCNNGYGRRDTMLGHFRYECGKAPRYKCPYCTMCSKKTSNVYQHIRCMHPEEPVTLVKLY
- the LOC139987399 gene encoding uncharacterized protein isoform X20, giving the protein MEDDQQFCLRWNNHQSTLIQNFDTLLESGTLVDCTLAAEGKYLKAHKVVLSACSPYFEGLLSEHYDKHPVFILKDVKFKELKAMMDYMYRGEVNISQDQLAALLKAAESLQIKGLSESKTSGSSKTDSRQQKVVPQTSQPDIPISSSGLTIEKNKVPRQGVSQGPLGDLPEDSASPQIPKGLSSREGSQSPTSRKRKRFRRKSIGDDNSVENHEASNSSDMPQQMSVPALGIAPVADEKSHADPTDSIGRSALMTQLTKPADEMLQLPLEKPEPSDNLIEPKSEYLEDPEESVEDLTLDDDMNDLNEMEQDNNRAGPSHDPSQHPAGIGAWHVTGDRSNAGGVVGSVAGAPGTTDEVFLAAQEAAQAHRDSQEEVPSPIENYGWNRAVANCKATTHPRARHKVLHICPKCGRPFNWRYNLQHHLKYACGQLPRFNCPYCAYRTKHTSNVRAHRQTT
- the LOC139987399 gene encoding uncharacterized protein isoform X15 codes for the protein MEDDQQFCLRWNNHQSTLIQNFDTLLESGTLVDCTLAAEGKYLKAHKVVLSACSPYFEGLLSEHYDKHPVFILKDVKFKELKAMMDYMYRGEVNISQDQLAALLKAAESLQIKGLSESKTSGSSKTDSRQQKVVPQTSQPDIPISSSGLTIEKNKVPRQGVSQGPLGDLPEDSASPQIPKGLSSREGSQSPTSRKRKRFRRKSIGDDNSVENHEASNSSDMPQQMSVPALGIAPVADEKSHADPTDSIGRSALMTQLTKPADEMLQLPLEKPEPSDNLIEPKSEYLEDPEESVEDLTLDDDMNDLNEMEQDNNRAGPSHDPSQHPAGIGAWHVTGDRSNAGGVVGSVAGAPGTTDEVFLAAQEAAQAHRDSQVSRGFGIWRNKSKKFCCPNCPSGFTRETNLRRHVRYGCGQGPRFKCPYCEMRSKEISNVYRHIRTKHRGMCDVFTGTIGLPVSRGSLSAVGTATTALSSAGKEARKQ
- the LOC139987399 gene encoding uncharacterized protein isoform X16; translation: MEDDQQFCLRWNNHQSTLIQNFDTLLESGTLVDCTLAAEGKYLKAHKVVLSACSPYFEGLLSEHYDKHPVFILKDVKFKELKAMMDYMYRGEVNISQDQLAALLKAAESLQIKGLSESKTSGSSKTDSRQQKVVPQTSQPDIPISSSGLTIEKNKVPRQGVSQGPLGDLPEDSASPQIPKGLSSREGSQSPTSRKRKRFRRKSIGDDNSVENHEASNSSDMPQQMSVPALGIAPVADEKSHADPTDSIGRSALMTQLTKPADEMLQLPLEKPEPSDNLIEPKSEYLEDPEESVEDLTLDDDMNDLNEMEQDNNRAGPSHDPSQHPAGIGAWHVTGDRSNAGGVVGSVAGAPGTTDEVFLAAQEAAQAHRDSQDSEQNWWPYREVGRSTKCRSKKLRNAIYICPSPNCAKSFNWKGNLNRHLRYECGVQPRFKCPYCEYRCKVKGDVSKHIPRRHHGLVVYVVDLFTASSSN
- the LOC139987399 gene encoding uncharacterized protein isoform X21, which encodes MEDDQQFCLRWNNHQSTLIQNFDTLLESGTLVDCTLAAEGKYLKAHKVVLSACSPYFEGLLSEHYDKHPVFILKDVKFKELKAMMDYMYRGEVNISQDQLAALLKAAESLQIKGLSESKTSGSSKTDSRQQKVVPQTSQPDIPISSSGLTIEKNKVPRQGVSQGPLGDLPEDSASPQIPKGLSSREGSQSPTSRKRKRFRRKSIGDDNSVENHEASNSSDMPQQMSVPALGIAPVADEKSHADPTDSIGRSALMTQLTKPADEMLQLPLEKPEPSDNLIEPKSEYLEDPEESVEDLTLDDDMNDLNEMEQDNNRAGPSHDPSQHPAGIGAWHVTGDRSNAGGVVGSVAGAPGTTDEVFLAAQEAAQAHRDSQDVRILQWPNARTQAAVSSYICSKCNAGFRRMWDLIRHKCGQIPRYACPYCHKKDNSSSNVYRHIRRWHPKLPVGVNKMF
- the LOC139987399 gene encoding uncharacterized protein isoform X17; translated protein: MEDDQQFCLRWNNHQSTLIQNFDTLLESGTLVDCTLAAEGKYLKAHKVVLSACSPYFEGLLSEHYDKHPVFILKDVKFKELKAMMDYMYRGEVNISQDQLAALLKAAESLQIKGLSESKTSGSSKTDSRQQKVVPQTSQPDIPISSSGLTIEKNKVPRQGVSQGPLGDLPEDSASPQIPKGLSSREGSQSPTSRKRKRFRRKSIGDDNSVENHEASNSSDMPQQMSVPALGIAPVADEKSHADPTDSIGRSALMTQLTKPADEMLQLPLEKPEPSDNLIEPKSEYLEDPEESVEDLTLDDDMNDLNEMEQDNNRAGPSHDPSQHPAGIGAWHVTGDRSNAGGVVGSVAGAPGTTDEVFLAAQEAAQAHRDSQELSWSGYRYQSRTVGHHKLVLSSNNPSLKLPRKSSSCLDKKPGCFRCPNCNKGYRWLRNMKNHLRIECGKDPKECCPYCPHRTKYKSSLQKHILRIHFG
- the LOC139987399 gene encoding uncharacterized protein isoform X10, which produces MEDDQQFCLRWNNHQSTLIQNFDTLLESGTLVDCTLAAEGKYLKAHKVVLSACSPYFEGLLSEHYDKHPVFILKDVKFKELKAMMDYMYRGEVNISQDQLAALLKAAESLQIKGLSESKTSGSSKTDSRQQKVVPQTSQPDIPISSSGLTIEKNKVPRQGVSQGPLGDLPEDSASPQIPKGLSSREGSQSPTSRKRKRFRRKSIGDDNSVENHEASNSSDMPQQMSVPALGIAPVADEKSHADPTDSIGRSALMTQLTKPADEMLQLPLEKPEPSDNLIEPKSEYLEDPEESVEDLTLDDDMNDLNEMEQDNNRAGPSHDPSQHPAGIGAWHVTGDRSNAGGVVGSVAGAPGTTDEVFLAAQEAAQAHRDSQGSPHILPPALGENLDLKSRLETVGKRCLESSKSAKRRSAKINVSDKTKPFQCQKCGRGFTLKRNKDRHVNYECGHEPRFQCPYCGLRSKQTSPVYAHIRKKHPEEEVFIFDMKL
- the LOC139987399 gene encoding uncharacterized protein isoform X12; this encodes MEDDQQFCLRWNNHQSTLIQNFDTLLESGTLVDCTLAAEGKYLKAHKVVLSACSPYFEGLLSEHYDKHPVFILKDVKFKELKAMMDYMYRGEVNISQDQLAALLKAAESLQIKGLSESKTSGSSKTDSRQQKVVPQTSQPDIPISSSGLTIEKNKVPRQGVSQGPLGDLPEDSASPQIPKGLSSREGSQSPTSRKRKRFRRKSIGDDNSVENHEASNSSDMPQQMSVPALGIAPVADEKSHADPTDSIGRSALMTQLTKPADEMLQLPLEKPEPSDNLIEPKSEYLEDPEESVEDLTLDDDMNDLNEMEQDNNRAGPSHDPSQHPAGIGAWHVTGDRSNAGGVVGSVAGAPGTTDEVFLAAQEAAQAHRDSQDIKRIKIETDLENLCSVVMEEAKDFDYEEEKPLGSRRRRATAIRDIERHTCSRCSKSYIHAWHLKRHTKFECGQEPRVQCPYCAARMKQRGHVYRHIRQCHRGQNVYVIDLN
- the LOC139987399 gene encoding uncharacterized protein isoform X13, whose protein sequence is MEDDQQFCLRWNNHQSTLIQNFDTLLESGTLVDCTLAAEGKYLKAHKVVLSACSPYFEGLLSEHYDKHPVFILKDVKFKELKAMMDYMYRGEVNISQDQLAALLKAAESLQIKGLSESKTSGSSKTDSRQQKVVPQTSQPDIPISSSGLTIEKNKVPRQGVSQGPLGDLPEDSASPQIPKGLSSREGSQSPTSRKRKRFRRKSIGDDNSVENHEASNSSDMPQQMSVPALGIAPVADEKSHADPTDSIGRSALMTQLTKPADEMLQLPLEKPEPSDNLIEPKSEYLEDPEESVEDLTLDDDMNDLNEMEQDNNRAGPSHDPSQHPAGIGAWHVTGDRSNAGGVVGSVAGAPGTTDEVFLAAQEAAQAHRDSQGFRRRLVFQSNVTHTGTVNAAEAPVNCPRCGRTYKMKRNLTTHMKFECGGQRNFTCHVCPARDANHRLGIQKRMLEERGSVHLSPMRQVVSNEAQYDETFEIRMRWAEAFCL
- the LOC139987399 gene encoding uncharacterized protein isoform X9, which codes for MEDDQQFCLRWNNHQSTLIQNFDTLLESGTLVDCTLAAEGKYLKAHKVVLSACSPYFEGLLSEHYDKHPVFILKDVKFKELKAMMDYMYRGEVNISQDQLAALLKAAESLQIKGLSESKTSGSSKTDSRQQKVVPQTSQPDIPISSSGLTIEKNKVPRQGVSQGPLGDLPEDSASPQIPKGLSSREGSQSPTSRKRKRFRRKSIGDDNSVENHEASNSSDMPQQMSVPALGIAPVADEKSHADPTDSIGRSALMTQLTKPADEMLQLPLEKPEPSDNLIEPKSEYLEDPEESVEDLTLDDDMNDLNEMEQDNNRAGPSHDPSQHPAGIGAWHVTGDRSNAGGVVGSVAGAPGTTDEVFLAAQEAAQAHRDSQDSVATFKIREGIGERMELLDVTDVYVATARINLESESVKGYTDDCVITEETCEDEDDDEMESMEYTTGSLKEDRQEYKYSCFKCLKSYKRKGHLVEHQKIFCGKDKQQCCPYCSFRTYKKSNLKKHVSRMHCNDTDTIV
- the LOC139987399 gene encoding uncharacterized protein isoform X22 encodes the protein MEDDQQFCLRWNNHQSTLIQNFDTLLESGTLVDCTLAAEGKYLKAHKVVLSACSPYFEGLLSEHYDKHPVFILKDVKFKELKAMMDYMYRGEVNISQDQLAALLKAAESLQIKGLSESKTSGSSKTDSRQQKVVPQTSQPDIPISSSGLTIEKNKVPRQGVSQGPLGDLPEDSASPQIPKGLSSREGSQSPTSRKRKRFRRKSIGDDNSVENHEASNSSDMPQQMSVPALGIAPVADEKSHADPTDSIGRSALMTQLTKPADEMLQLPLEKPEPSDNLIEPKSEYLEDPEESVEDLTLDDDMNDLNEMEQDNNRAGPSHDPSQHPAGIGAWHVTGDRSNAGGVVGSVAGAPGTTDEVFLAAQEAAQAHRDSQDYAKMRFYVSRLPKDRRRSRGQGRFACDNCDRRYHQMKNLRRHVINECGAHDEARQVWIYAANSEYQAAEKSLNNN
- the LOC139987399 gene encoding uncharacterized protein isoform X18, encoding MEDDQQFCLRWNNHQSTLIQNFDTLLESGTLVDCTLAAEGKYLKAHKVVLSACSPYFEGLLSEHYDKHPVFILKDVKFKELKAMMDYMYRGEVNISQDQLAALLKAAESLQIKGLSESKTSGSSKTDSRQQKVVPQTSQPDIPISSSGLTIEKNKVPRQGVSQGPLGDLPEDSASPQIPKGLSSREGSQSPTSRKRKRFRRKSIGDDNSVENHEASNSSDMPQQMSVPALGIAPVADEKSHADPTDSIGRSALMTQLTKPADEMLQLPLEKPEPSDNLIEPKSEYLEDPEESVEDLTLDDDMNDLNEMEQDNNRAGPSHDPSQHPAGIGAWHVTGDRSNAGGVVGSVAGAPGTTDEVFLAAQEAAQAHRDSQESRSVGYLNCQKVTYPCKNCGKVYNYYSSLARHLKHECGVEPKFHCPLCPYRTKHKSSLNTHLNGRHMKLLSEFYAMPNGNKLSSSMDAGN
- the LOC139987399 gene encoding uncharacterized protein isoform X14; amino-acid sequence: MEDDQQFCLRWNNHQSTLIQNFDTLLESGTLVDCTLAAEGKYLKAHKVVLSACSPYFEGLLSEHYDKHPVFILKDVKFKELKAMMDYMYRGEVNISQDQLAALLKAAESLQIKGLSESKTSGSSKTDSRQQKVVPQTSQPDIPISSSGLTIEKNKVPRQGVSQGPLGDLPEDSASPQIPKGLSSREGSQSPTSRKRKRFRRKSIGDDNSVENHEASNSSDMPQQMSVPALGIAPVADEKSHADPTDSIGRSALMTQLTKPADEMLQLPLEKPEPSDNLIEPKSEYLEDPEESVEDLTLDDDMNDLNEMEQDNNRAGPSHDPSQHPAGIGAWHVTGDRSNAGGVVGSVAGAPGTTDEVFLAAQEAAQAHRDSQGAMYLPEPSVFPYHVDHCPQLEPQQQRCRPLGKKHGSNDSNRYNCPKCERTYRHLHHMLRHYKFECGSPPRFQCPYCEMRSKQSNNVYKHIRLKHPGLKLEVVVLQYDQQ
- the LOC139987399 gene encoding uncharacterized protein isoform X23, with translation MEDDQQFCLRWNNHQSTLIQNFDTLLESGTLVDCTLAAEGKYLKAHKVVLSACSPYFEGLLSEHYDKHPVFILKDVKFKELKAMMDYMYRGEVNISQDQLAALLKAAESLQIKGLSESKTSGSSKTDSRQQKVVPQTSQPDIPISSSGLTIEKNKVPRQGVSQGPLGDLPEDSASPQIPKGLSSREGSQSPTSRKRKRFRRKSIGDDNSVENHEASNSSDMPQQMSVPALGIAPVADEKSHADPTDSIGRSALMTQLTKPADEMLQLPLEKPEPSDNLIEPKSEYLEDPEESVEDLTLDDDMNDLNEMEQDNNRAGPSHDPSQHPAGIGAWHVTGDRSNAGGVVGSVAGAPGTTDEVFLAAQEAAQAHRDSQGAMYLPEPSVFPYHVDHCPQLEPQQQRCRPLGKKHGSNDSNSTPTNVAATLDRGQVPGTKLEKK
- the LOC139987399 gene encoding uncharacterized protein isoform X11, giving the protein MEDDQQFCLRWNNHQSTLIQNFDTLLESGTLVDCTLAAEGKYLKAHKVVLSACSPYFEGLLSEHYDKHPVFILKDVKFKELKAMMDYMYRGEVNISQDQLAALLKAAESLQIKGLSESKTSGSSKTDSRQQKVVPQTSQPDIPISSSGLTIEKNKVPRQGVSQGPLGDLPEDSASPQIPKGLSSREGSQSPTSRKRKRFRRKSIGDDNSVENHEASNSSDMPQQMSVPALGIAPVADEKSHADPTDSIGRSALMTQLTKPADEMLQLPLEKPEPSDNLIEPKSEYLEDPEESVEDLTLDDDMNDLNEMEQDNNRAGPSHDPSQHPAGIGAWHVTGDRSNAGGVVGSVAGAPGTTDEVFLAAQEAAQAHRDSQGELVLWEEYQVFEPTTVTDASELRSERCSYEANYFGSDRKPTRICRNKSTDPLGGRYKCSKCSKSYRWKHHLVEHVKASCGQKKAECCPYCSYRSNRKWNLKSHMKRIHADI